A window from Hemicordylus capensis ecotype Gifberg chromosome 2, rHemCap1.1.pri, whole genome shotgun sequence encodes these proteins:
- the LOC128347962 gene encoding glutamine amidotransferase-like class 1 domain-containing protein 3, mitochondrial: MHAVDHLKGNPNEEKRNVLVESARLARGNIQDLAELKISELDAMIFPGGFGVAKNLCSWAVEGKNCTVNGLVKSTLEAFHSAKKPVGLCCISPVLAGKVFPGCEVTVGHNKNIDGR, translated from the exons ATGCATGCTGTAGATCATTTGAAAGGCAATCCAAATGAAGAAAAGAGAAATGTTTTAGTTGAGAGTGCCAGGCTTGCACGAGGGAACATCCAGGATTTGGCAGAATTGAAAATTAGTGAATTAGATGCAATGATTTTTCCTG GGGGCTTTGGTGTTGCTAAGAACTtgtgttcctgggctgtggagggGAAGAACTGCACTGTCAATGGACTGGTGAAGTCTACTCTTGAGGCTTTCCACAGTGCAAAGAAGCCCgttggcttgtgctgtatctccCCTGTGCTGGCAGGAAAAGTCTTTCCAGGCTGTGAAGTCACTGTTGGCCACAACAAAAATATAGATGGAAGGTAA